A genome region from Setaria italica strain Yugu1 chromosome III, Setaria_italica_v2.0, whole genome shotgun sequence includes the following:
- the LOC101786827 gene encoding uncharacterized protein LOC101786827 isoform X2 — protein sequence MATVALEETMTWAYPPFTSDNFPTASSDYDEQVAVLYTTPDINRRGPSPIMLFPAFKTGYHLFGSDYNLADKSEVSVSNDWDCSNKCHCYSMNLIQFIDAKIAGYQHTHPGHAKIFGFIAAREKIKPLRNYVYRRNIDNCEAVSVKRKTGVARLSLNSPARVISMPSRALIEFELHAISEDKTDGDDDLIIEGCTELCNMTLSESFIQSQRLYGQRCALDIKYLVLINAMEARVDIEVIRVPAHGINLKLLAKTSGFSNVIRLFRGTVMEVGFSASFAVAVEKHNYLDLYIEGSQRDDLTPAQKTRRNEWWQCGFGSRYHGVEDLVAELGDFAAVSVKISFKSYEKRS from the exons ATGGCCACCGTCGCCCTCGAGGAGACCATGACAT ggGCATACCCTCCTTTTACAAGTGATAATTTCCCAACGGCTAGTTCTGACTATGATGAGCAGGTTGCTGTTTTGTATACAACTCCAGACATTAACCGTCGAGGGCCTTCACCAATCATGCTTTTCCCTGCATTCAAAACTGGCTACCATCTATTTGGTTCTGATTATAATCTTGCTGATAAATCTGAAG TCTCTGTGAGCAATGATTGGGATTGCTCAAATAAATGTCATTGCTATTCAATGAACTTGATTCAATTCATTGATGCCAAAATTGCTGGTTATCAACATACCCATCCTGGACATGCCAAGATCTTTGGCTTTATTGCGGCGCGAGAAAAGATCAAGCCTTTGCGCAACTATGTCTATAGGCGTAATATTGATAATTGTGAAGCTGTATCTGTGAAGCGAAAGACG GGTGTGGCACGTTTATCACTGAATAGCCCTGCACGAGTCATTTCAATGCCGAGCCGTGCATTGATTGAGTTTGAGCTCCATGCCATAAGTGAAGATAAaactgatggtgatgatgaccTGATCATTGAAGGATGCACTGAGCTCTGCAACATGACCTTATCGGAATCATTCATCCAAAGCCAGCGCCTGTACGGCCAAAGGTGTGCGCTGGATATTAAGTACTTGGTGCTGATCAATGCAATGGAAGCTCGGGTCGATATCGAGGTCATTCGTGTCCCTGCCCATGGCATCAACCTGAAGCTCCTTGCCAAGACTAGTGGTTTCAGCAATGTGATCCGGCTATTCAGAGGCACTGTTATGGAGGTGGGCTTCTCGGCGAGCTTTGCTGTCGCCGTGGAGAAACACAACTACCTTGATCTGTACATTGAAGGGTCTCAGAGAGATGATCTTACCCCTGCGCAGAAGACGCGGCGAAATGAGTGGTGGCAGTGCGGCTTTGGATCCCGCTACCATGGGGTTGAGGATCTAGTGGCGGAGTTGGGGGATTTTGCAGCAGTTTCGGTCAAGATTAGTTTTAAATCTTACGAGAAGAGGTCTTGA
- the LOC101786827 gene encoding uncharacterized protein LOC101786827 isoform X3 — MMATNGSLATTAAARRMRITKIRVAVLYTTPDINRRGPSPIMLFPAFKTGYHLFGSDYNLADKSEVSVSNDWDCSNKCHCYSMNLIQFIDAKIAGYQHTHPGHAKIFGFIAAREKIKPLRNYVYRRNIDNCEAVSVKRKTGVARLSLNSPARVISMPSRALIEFELHAISEDKTDGDDDLIIEGCTELCNMTLSESFIQSQRLYGQRCALDIKYLVLINAMEARVDIEVIRVPAHGINLKLLAKTSGFSNVIRLFRGTVMEVGFSASFAVAVEKHNYLDLYIEGSQRDDLTPAQKTRRNEWWQCGFGSRYHGVEDLVAELGDFAAVSVKISFKSYEKRS; from the exons ATGATGGCGACGAATGGTTCATTAGCGACGACAGCGGCagcgaggaggatgaggattaCGAAGATCAGG GTTGCTGTTTTGTATACAACTCCAGACATTAACCGTCGAGGGCCTTCACCAATCATGCTTTTCCCTGCATTCAAAACTGGCTACCATCTATTTGGTTCTGATTATAATCTTGCTGATAAATCTGAAG TCTCTGTGAGCAATGATTGGGATTGCTCAAATAAATGTCATTGCTATTCAATGAACTTGATTCAATTCATTGATGCCAAAATTGCTGGTTATCAACATACCCATCCTGGACATGCCAAGATCTTTGGCTTTATTGCGGCGCGAGAAAAGATCAAGCCTTTGCGCAACTATGTCTATAGGCGTAATATTGATAATTGTGAAGCTGTATCTGTGAAGCGAAAGACG GGTGTGGCACGTTTATCACTGAATAGCCCTGCACGAGTCATTTCAATGCCGAGCCGTGCATTGATTGAGTTTGAGCTCCATGCCATAAGTGAAGATAAaactgatggtgatgatgaccTGATCATTGAAGGATGCACTGAGCTCTGCAACATGACCTTATCGGAATCATTCATCCAAAGCCAGCGCCTGTACGGCCAAAGGTGTGCGCTGGATATTAAGTACTTGGTGCTGATCAATGCAATGGAAGCTCGGGTCGATATCGAGGTCATTCGTGTCCCTGCCCATGGCATCAACCTGAAGCTCCTTGCCAAGACTAGTGGTTTCAGCAATGTGATCCGGCTATTCAGAGGCACTGTTATGGAGGTGGGCTTCTCGGCGAGCTTTGCTGTCGCCGTGGAGAAACACAACTACCTTGATCTGTACATTGAAGGGTCTCAGAGAGATGATCTTACCCCTGCGCAGAAGACGCGGCGAAATGAGTGGTGGCAGTGCGGCTTTGGATCCCGCTACCATGGGGTTGAGGATCTAGTGGCGGAGTTGGGGGATTTTGCAGCAGTTTCGGTCAAGATTAGTTTTAAATCTTACGAGAAGAGGTCTTGA
- the LOC101786827 gene encoding uncharacterized protein LOC101786827 isoform X1: MEIEGGGGESAESLVHGRCKKRPPSPSLPGDGEDSPKSTTSGDDGDEWFISDDSGSEEDEDYEDQGAYPPFTSDNFPTASSDYDEQVAVLYTTPDINRRGPSPIMLFPAFKTGYHLFGSDYNLADKSEVSVSNDWDCSNKCHCYSMNLIQFIDAKIAGYQHTHPGHAKIFGFIAAREKIKPLRNYVYRRNIDNCEAVSVKRKTGVARLSLNSPARVISMPSRALIEFELHAISEDKTDGDDDLIIEGCTELCNMTLSESFIQSQRLYGQRCALDIKYLVLINAMEARVDIEVIRVPAHGINLKLLAKTSGFSNVIRLFRGTVMEVGFSASFAVAVEKHNYLDLYIEGSQRDDLTPAQKTRRNEWWQCGFGSRYHGVEDLVAELGDFAAVSVKISFKSYEKRS, from the exons ATGGAGattgagggaggaggaggcgaatcGGCGGAGTCCCTTGTCCATGGCCGCTGCAAGAAGCGGCCTCCTTCGCCTTCTCTtccgggcgacggcgaggactcACCCAAGTCTACCACCAGCGGTGATGATGGCGACGAATGGTTCATTAGCGACGACAGCGGCagcgaggaggatgaggattaCGAAGATCAGG ggGCATACCCTCCTTTTACAAGTGATAATTTCCCAACGGCTAGTTCTGACTATGATGAGCAGGTTGCTGTTTTGTATACAACTCCAGACATTAACCGTCGAGGGCCTTCACCAATCATGCTTTTCCCTGCATTCAAAACTGGCTACCATCTATTTGGTTCTGATTATAATCTTGCTGATAAATCTGAAG TCTCTGTGAGCAATGATTGGGATTGCTCAAATAAATGTCATTGCTATTCAATGAACTTGATTCAATTCATTGATGCCAAAATTGCTGGTTATCAACATACCCATCCTGGACATGCCAAGATCTTTGGCTTTATTGCGGCGCGAGAAAAGATCAAGCCTTTGCGCAACTATGTCTATAGGCGTAATATTGATAATTGTGAAGCTGTATCTGTGAAGCGAAAGACG GGTGTGGCACGTTTATCACTGAATAGCCCTGCACGAGTCATTTCAATGCCGAGCCGTGCATTGATTGAGTTTGAGCTCCATGCCATAAGTGAAGATAAaactgatggtgatgatgaccTGATCATTGAAGGATGCACTGAGCTCTGCAACATGACCTTATCGGAATCATTCATCCAAAGCCAGCGCCTGTACGGCCAAAGGTGTGCGCTGGATATTAAGTACTTGGTGCTGATCAATGCAATGGAAGCTCGGGTCGATATCGAGGTCATTCGTGTCCCTGCCCATGGCATCAACCTGAAGCTCCTTGCCAAGACTAGTGGTTTCAGCAATGTGATCCGGCTATTCAGAGGCACTGTTATGGAGGTGGGCTTCTCGGCGAGCTTTGCTGTCGCCGTGGAGAAACACAACTACCTTGATCTGTACATTGAAGGGTCTCAGAGAGATGATCTTACCCCTGCGCAGAAGACGCGGCGAAATGAGTGGTGGCAGTGCGGCTTTGGATCCCGCTACCATGGGGTTGAGGATCTAGTGGCGGAGTTGGGGGATTTTGCAGCAGTTTCGGTCAAGATTAGTTTTAAATCTTACGAGAAGAGGTCTTGA